In the Sandaracinus amylolyticus genome, TCACGACCTTCGCGCCCGGCAGCCATCGCTGCACCTGCTCGCCGCCCGAGTCGGTGTGCGCCAGCGCGAGCTCGGGCCCGTGACCGGTGAACTGCAAGGGATTGGTCACGTCGATCACGACCTTGCCCGCGAGCGCCGCCGGGCCGCCCGCCATGTCGATCGCGCTCTTCGTGCCGGTCCACAGCGTCGCGAGCACGACGATGTCCGCGCCCTCGACCGCCGCCGCGAACGCGCCGAGCTCACCCTTGCCGCGATGCTTCGCGAGCCAGGTCCCCATCCGCTCGTTGGTCTCGGGATCGCGTGGATCGCGCGCGCCGATCGTCACGCGATCCCCGAGCACGTCGATGAATCCCGAGCCGAGCGCTCGCCCGACGTCACCCGTCCCGAGGATCCCGATCTTGGGTTCGTCATGCATTGCGATGCTACCCGCTCACGGCAATCCGCAGATGTCCCCAGCGCAGGTCAATCCCGGACCACACGCGCGCGCGCCCTCACAACACGGCAATTCGAAATCACCGCAGCGCCGACAGCGATCCACTCCGTCGCTCTCGCTCGTGCACGACATCCCGGCGCCACAGCGCGTCTCGCCCTCGCAGCAGGTCCGGCCATCCGCGCCGCACGTCGGGCCCGGAAGACACTGCGAGAACGAGTCTCCCGGCGTCATCGAGGTGCAGCCCAGCCCCGCGCCGCACGCCGCGCCCTCGTCACAACAACGCTCGTACTCGCCGCCGCAGGGCGGCGGCTCCGACAAGCACTGTCCGAGCGTGCCCGACTCCGCGAGACAATAGAGATCACCGTCGCACTCCGCGCCCGGACAACACTGCTCGCCGAGCGCGCCGCAGCGCAGACACGTGCCCTCGTGACAGAGGAAGTCCTCGCGACACGGCGTGCCCTCGAAGCAGCACTCGTGTCCTTCCGAGCCGCAGCCCGGCTCGACGCACATCCCGTCCTCGCACACCGCGTCGATCCCGAGGTGGCAATAGCCCTCGGCGCAGCAGGGCAGTCCGATCTCGCCGCAGCCCTGGTATCCGCAGAGCCCGGCCATGCACGGCAGTCCATTGCCGCACTGTCCGTCGGCGCAACAGACCTCGCCTTCTTCGTCACAACGTGCGCGCGGATCGCCGCCGTCGACGTCCTGCGACGCGTCGAGGCCGCCCGCATCGTCCCCGCCCGCATCGACCTCGTCGACCGGGTCGGACGTGCATCCGACCACGAGCGCGAGGAGGAGGATCGCGCGCGCCCTCATTCCGGCGCCTCGTAGCAGAAGCCTTCGATGCACGTCTCGCCCTCGGGGCAGTCGTCGTCGGTGTCGCACTGCGGCCTTCTCACCGTCAGCGCCCACTCGCCCATGCGGTTGTCGAGGCGCCATCGCTGCGCCGGCACTCGGAACGCGGGGCGCGAGGGATCGTCGGGATCGGCCTCGGGATCGAACGCCGCCATCCAGATCTGCCGACCTGCGGTGAACTCGTGATCGATCGCCGGGAGCAGTCCGCAGTCACGCGCGGTGGAG is a window encoding:
- a CDS encoding NADPH-dependent F420 reductase, translating into MHDEPKIGILGTGDVGRALGSGFIDVLGDRVTIGARDPRDPETNERMGTWLAKHRGKGELGAFAAAVEGADIVVLATLWTGTKSAIDMAGGPAALAGKVVIDVTNPLQFTGHGPELALAHTDSGGEQVQRWLPGAKVVKAFNTIGNALMVKPTLAQGTPTMFFCGNDEGAKKVVGEIVTSFGHDGVDIGGLDGARLLEPLCILWVRYGMRTKSWGHAFSLLRK